The Amycolatopsis coloradensis sequence CCCATCGCCGAAGAAGCCGTCCGCGCCGCCAGCGTGCTGCACCCCAAGGAGGGTGCGCTCCCCCGGCCGAACCGCCGGCGGGTGCTGACGGTCGCCAACCAGAAGGGCGGCGTCGGCAAGACGACGAGCACGGTGAACCTCGCCGCCGCCCTGGCCGTGCACGGACTCAAGACGCTCGTGATCGACCTCGACCCTCAGGGCAACGCGAGCACCGCGCTCGATATCGACCACCGCTCCGGCACGCCGTCGATCTACGAGGTACTGATCGGCGAGGTGTCGCTCGCCGAGGCGGCGGCCCAGAGCGAGCAGTCGCCCAACCTCTATTGCGTGCCCGCGACCATCGACCTTGCCGGCGCCGAGATCGAACTCGTCTCCATGGCCTCACGCGAGATGCGGCTCAAGGAGGCGCTGTCGTCCGAGATCCTCGACGAGATCGGCGTCGACTACGTCTTCATCGACTGCCCGCCGTCGCTCGGCCTGCTGACCGTCAACGCGATGGTCGCCGCGCAGGAGGTGCTGATCCCGATCCAGTGCGAGTACTACGCGCTCGAAGGTCTGGGTCAGCTGCTGAGCAACATCGAGCTCGTCCAGGCGCACCTGAACCGTGAACTCAGCGTTTCCACGATCCTGCTCACCATGTACGACGGCCGGACGAAGCTGGCCGATCAGGTGACGAACGAGGTCCGGAACCACTTCGGGGACACTGTTCTCAAGACGGTGATCCCGCGCAGCGTGAAGGTCTCCGAAGCCCCCGGATACGGGCAGACGGTCCTCGCGTACGACCCGGGTTCCCGGGGTGCGATGAGCTACGTGGACGCGGCCAAGGAGATCGCGCAACGTGGGGTGGAGATGAAGGAAAGGAGCGGTACGGCATGAGCGAGCGCAGAGGGGGGCTCGGGCGCGGGCTCGCCGCCCTGATCCCCACCGGCCCGCCTCCGGGTTCGGCGACCCCTGCAGAGAACGGCTCCCCTGTCCCGTCCGCGCCCGCGAGCAAGCCCGCCGGGCCGGACGACAAGGGCTGGTTCGCGGCCAACGGCGCGGCCGGTTCGCACGGCGGAACGGTCGCCGGCGCGGTCTACCGCGAGGTGCCGGTCAGCCAGATCAAGCCGAACCCGAAGCAGCCGCGGCAGGTCTTCGACGAGGACGCGCTCAACGAGCTGGAGCACTCGATCCGCGAGTTCGGGCTCATGCAGCCCATCGTGGTCCGGGAGCTCGGCTCCGACGAGTACGAACTCGTCATGGGCGAGCGGCGCCTGCGTGCCTCCCAGCTGGCGGAGCTGGAGGCGATCCCGGCGATCGTCCGCCAGACCGCCGACGAGGCGATGCTGCGCGACGCGCTGCTCGAGAACATCCACCGCGTTCAGCTCAACCCGCTTGAAGA is a genomic window containing:
- a CDS encoding ParB/RepB/Spo0J family partition protein, which encodes MSERRGGLGRGLAALIPTGPPPGSATPAENGSPVPSAPASKPAGPDDKGWFAANGAAGSHGGTVAGAVYREVPVSQIKPNPKQPRQVFDEDALNELEHSIREFGLMQPIVVRELGSDEYELVMGERRLRASQLAELEAIPAIVRQTADEAMLRDALLENIHRVQLNPLEEAAAYQQLLDEFAVTHEELASRIGRSRPVITNTIRLLKLPLAVQRRVAAGVLSAGHARALLSLEDADSQEELAARIVAEGMSVRATEEAVTLKKSEKPAKPKPAPRKPIQAPGLQELANRLSDRFDTRVKVDLGRRKGRITLEFGSVDDLERIVALMDQNQANQTRETD
- a CDS encoding ParA family protein; this translates as MTPPPSDPASAGQELGWTPIAEEAVRAASVLHPKEGALPRPNRRRVLTVANQKGGVGKTTSTVNLAAALAVHGLKTLVIDLDPQGNASTALDIDHRSGTPSIYEVLIGEVSLAEAAAQSEQSPNLYCVPATIDLAGAEIELVSMASREMRLKEALSSEILDEIGVDYVFIDCPPSLGLLTVNAMVAAQEVLIPIQCEYYALEGLGQLLSNIELVQAHLNRELSVSTILLTMYDGRTKLADQVTNEVRNHFGDTVLKTVIPRSVKVSEAPGYGQTVLAYDPGSRGAMSYVDAAKEIAQRGVEMKERSGTA